The Niastella koreensis GR20-10 genome includes a window with the following:
- a CDS encoding T9SS type A sorting domain-containing protein, giving the protein MRLPVLTLLSSVLFFFSANSQTWQPVGPDDFNEPAFDVSTSTAITMDASGHPYVAYRDGYTSIEHVRKFNGSTWEEVGNLNITLPSNFSEVSLSIDGAGVPYIAYGDASNKPTVKKYDGSNWVDVGTAAAMTGQVFSTIGCALGVTAAGIVYAAFSDLTTSNKLALRIFHPGTDWFDWIPGGGGATSSGAGVVSLAVDNSSNHYVAFSDGSKSGAISVMKFDPGLSLVGTSGFSSGSVSATSIALDASGTPYVAFADGGNSKKIAVKKYDGANWIDVGTPGFSIGEAQSITLKIDGSGNAYVLYCDLGNSNKTIVKKFDGSNWVNAGPDITTALNNSKQRMALDAAGNPYVFFIANNLFEQKAEVKELAGGTWTTIGTKGIEEDGTRYTKMVTNSNGTPYVVYQNWTTKKATVKKYDGSSWVPVGTPGFSANGVGYTTIAISPNNIPYVFYGDQVNGATVKKFDGSNWVDVGAPGFITSAMDNTNIIVDAGGTPYIAYRSVASNKINVQKFDGSNWVNVGPADFSAGTVTYISLVLDASGTPFVAYSDAGSSNIAMVKKFDGSNWVDVGTPAITSGSSSRNSLAFDGNGTLYAAYYDGSAMVKKFDGTTWADVGTVGSGVTNVMTMGIDRNNVPYVAYNLLSTIGMTVKKYDGSNWVTVGGTDICAGKTSGSANGFYLAFGNGNVPLLSYTNGSMYVKSFGLLTVLPLRLTAFNGRIEKGDGLLNWNTDNEINTQTFIVERSTDGRKYVTTGTIQAVNESGVHQYAFTDKQVNQLGFSIIYYRLKQVDIDGHSTYSRVLMLQVYKPANAVRCYPNPVTSETNLSITLEKAGTVQARIFDNQGNVIQAQHWALRAGTSSIPVNMSSLSKGVYYLEITGTTGKKQVRLVKL; this is encoded by the coding sequence ATGCGACTTCCCGTTTTAACTCTCTTAAGTTCCGTACTATTTTTCTTTTCTGCCAACAGCCAAACCTGGCAACCCGTTGGCCCCGATGATTTTAATGAACCGGCTTTCGACGTTTCCACTTCTACAGCGATTACCATGGACGCCAGTGGGCATCCTTATGTGGCTTATCGCGATGGCTATACCAGCATCGAACATGTAAGAAAATTTAACGGAAGTACCTGGGAAGAAGTAGGGAACCTGAATATTACGCTGCCCAGCAATTTTAGCGAAGTGTCATTATCTATAGATGGCGCTGGTGTGCCATACATTGCCTATGGGGATGCAAGCAATAAGCCTACTGTTAAAAAATATGATGGCAGCAACTGGGTTGATGTGGGTACTGCAGCTGCTATGACTGGCCAGGTTTTTTCCACTATAGGTTGTGCTTTGGGCGTTACCGCCGCAGGAATAGTGTATGCCGCATTTTCCGATCTTACTACCAGTAATAAACTCGCTTTAAGAATATTTCATCCCGGAACCGACTGGTTCGACTGGATTCCGGGTGGGGGCGGGGCTACATCAAGTGGCGCAGGTGTTGTTTCCCTGGCCGTAGATAACAGCAGTAACCATTATGTTGCGTTTAGTGATGGCAGTAAAAGCGGGGCCATCAGTGTAATGAAATTTGATCCGGGGCTCAGCCTGGTGGGAACATCGGGGTTTTCTTCCGGAAGTGTAAGCGCTACTTCCATCGCATTGGATGCCTCCGGCACACCCTATGTTGCGTTTGCTGACGGTGGAAATTCAAAAAAGATCGCCGTAAAAAAGTATGATGGCGCCAACTGGATCGATGTGGGAACACCTGGCTTCTCCATCGGCGAAGCACAGAGCATAACCTTGAAAATAGATGGCAGCGGAAATGCATACGTGCTGTATTGCGATCTGGGGAACAGTAATAAAACCATAGTAAAAAAGTTTGATGGTAGTAATTGGGTAAATGCCGGGCCTGATATTACGACCGCACTAAACAACAGCAAACAAAGAATGGCGCTCGACGCAGCCGGTAACCCTTACGTTTTTTTTATAGCAAATAATTTATTTGAGCAAAAAGCCGAAGTAAAAGAATTAGCGGGTGGTACGTGGACCACAATAGGTACCAAGGGTATCGAGGAAGACGGTACACGATATACCAAAATGGTGACCAATAGCAATGGCACGCCGTATGTTGTATATCAAAACTGGACTACCAAAAAAGCAACCGTTAAAAAATACGATGGCAGTAGTTGGGTGCCTGTAGGTACGCCGGGATTTTCGGCTAATGGCGTTGGGTATACCACCATTGCAATAAGCCCGAATAATATTCCGTATGTTTTTTATGGTGACCAGGTAAACGGCGCCACCGTTAAAAAATTTGATGGCAGTAATTGGGTAGATGTGGGCGCGCCCGGCTTTATCACATCGGCAATGGATAATACCAACATTATAGTTGACGCGGGCGGCACGCCTTACATAGCTTATAGAAGCGTGGCCTCGAACAAGATAAACGTACAGAAATTTGATGGCAGTAACTGGGTAAATGTAGGCCCGGCAGACTTTTCTGCAGGTACGGTCACTTATATTTCCCTGGTGCTGGACGCCAGCGGTACTCCCTTTGTAGCGTATTCAGATGCCGGTAGCAGTAATATAGCCATGGTTAAAAAATTTGATGGCAGCAACTGGGTAGATGTAGGAACGCCCGCTATTACATCAGGTTCTTCAAGCAGAAATAGTTTGGCCTTCGATGGCAATGGCACCCTGTATGCGGCCTACTATGATGGGAGTGCAATGGTTAAAAAATTTGATGGCACTACCTGGGCTGATGTGGGCACGGTTGGTTCAGGTGTTACCAACGTGATGACAATGGGAATTGACAGGAATAATGTGCCGTATGTGGCTTATAATTTATTGAGCACTATTGGCATGACCGTTAAAAAATATGACGGCAGTAACTGGGTTACTGTAGGAGGCACTGACATTTGCGCTGGTAAAACCAGTGGTAGCGCCAATGGTTTCTACCTGGCTTTTGGCAATGGCAATGTGCCGTTACTCTCCTATACCAATGGCAGTATGTATGTAAAAAGTTTTGGCCTGCTTACTGTTTTGCCCCTGCGCCTTACGGCATTCAATGGCCGCATTGAAAAAGGCGATGGCCTGCTGAACTGGAACACAGATAACGAAATAAATACCCAAACGTTTATTGTAGAAAGAAGCACCGATGGCCGTAAGTATGTTACAACGGGCACTATACAGGCCGTTAACGAAAGCGGCGTTCATCAATATGCCTTTACCGATAAACAGGTGAACCAGTTAGGCTTTTCTATTATTTATTACCGGTTAAAACAGGTTGATATCGATGGACATTCAACCTACAGCCGGGTATTGATGCTGCAGGTTTACAAACCGGCCAATGCCGTACGTTGTTACCCCAATCCCGTTACCAGCGAAACCAACCTGAGCATTACGCTTGAAAAGGCCGGAACCGTTCAGGCCCGGATTTTTGATAACCAGGGTAATGTGATCCAGGCGCAACATTGGGCGCTGAGAGCGGGCACTAGCTCTATTCCTGTGAATATGAGTTCTTTAAGTAAAGGGGTTTATTACCTTGAAATAACCGGAACAACCGGGAAAAAACAGGTGCGCCTGGTAAAACTGTAG
- the sufB gene encoding Fe-S cluster assembly protein SufB has product MNNELSAIEKTVLTDYKYGFVTEIEADEAPPGLNEDTIRFISAKKNEPEWMLEWRLKAYNHWLKMQEPNWANIKYEPINYQEIKFYSAPKQKKKVNSLDEIDPELRKTFEKLGISLDEQKRLSGVAIDAVIDSISIGTTFKEQLAELGIIFCSISEAIQEHPELVKKYIGSVVPITDNYFSALNSAVFSDGSFCYIPKGVRCPMELSTYFRINAEGTGQFERTLLIADEGSYVSYLEGCTAPIRDENQLHAAVVELIAHENAEIKYSTVQNWYPGDKDGKGGIYNFVTKRGICAGARSKISWTQVETGSSITWKYPSVILKGDYSVGEFYSVAVTNNHQQADTGTKMMHLGKNTRSRIVSKGISAGVSQNSYRGLVHVGKNAANSRNFSQCDSLLLGDKCGAHTFPYIEVKNNTAVVEHEATTSKIGEDQIFYCNQRGIDTETAVALIINGFAKEVMNQLPMEFAVEAQKLLAISLEGSVG; this is encoded by the coding sequence ATGAATAATGAGCTTAGTGCAATTGAAAAAACGGTTCTCACTGATTACAAATACGGCTTTGTAACGGAAATTGAAGCGGATGAAGCACCTCCCGGACTGAATGAAGACACGATCCGTTTTATTTCGGCCAAAAAGAACGAACCGGAGTGGATGTTGGAATGGCGCCTGAAAGCTTATAACCACTGGCTTAAAATGCAGGAGCCAAACTGGGCTAATATCAAATATGAACCCATCAACTATCAGGAAATTAAATTTTATTCTGCCCCCAAACAGAAAAAGAAGGTCAACAGCCTCGACGAAATAGATCCTGAATTACGCAAAACATTTGAAAAGCTGGGCATTTCCCTCGATGAGCAAAAACGCCTTTCCGGTGTGGCCATCGATGCGGTGATCGACAGCATATCTATAGGTACCACCTTTAAAGAACAACTGGCTGAACTGGGCATTATCTTCTGCTCCATCAGCGAAGCCATCCAGGAGCACCCTGAACTGGTAAAAAAATATATAGGTTCGGTAGTACCTATTACCGATAACTATTTCTCGGCACTGAACTCAGCTGTTTTCAGCGATGGTTCATTCTGTTATATTCCCAAAGGCGTACGTTGCCCCATGGAACTGTCCACCTACTTCCGCATCAATGCAGAAGGAACCGGTCAGTTTGAGCGTACGCTGCTGATTGCCGACGAAGGCAGCTATGTTAGCTACCTCGAAGGTTGCACGGCTCCTATTCGCGATGAAAATCAATTACACGCTGCCGTGGTAGAACTGATCGCACATGAGAATGCCGAGATCAAATATTCGACTGTACAAAACTGGTATCCCGGCGATAAAGACGGTAAAGGCGGTATTTACAACTTTGTAACCAAACGCGGTATTTGCGCAGGCGCTCGTTCCAAGATCTCCTGGACGCAGGTTGAAACCGGCTCCTCCATTACCTGGAAATATCCCAGCGTAATTTTGAAAGGTGATTATTCAGTAGGTGAGTTCTATTCGGTAGCCGTTACCAATAACCACCAACAGGCCGATACCGGAACCAAGATGATGCACCTGGGTAAAAACACCCGCAGCCGGATCGTATCAAAAGGTATTTCGGCTGGAGTAAGCCAAAACAGTTATCGCGGTCTGGTGCATGTGGGTAAGAACGCGGCCAATTCCCGTAACTTCTCGCAGTGCGACTCCTTATTATTAGGCGACAAATGCGGCGCCCATACCTTCCCGTATATTGAAGTAAAGAACAATACAGCCGTGGTGGAGCATGAAGCAACTACGTCAAAAATTGGTGAAGACCAGATCTTCTATTGCAACCAGCGTGGTATTGATACCGAAACAGCCGTTGCCCTGATCATCAATGGTTTTGCCAAAGAGGTAATGAACCAGTTGCCAATGGAGTTTGCGGTAGAAGCACAGAAGTTACTGGCTATTAGTTTGGAAGGAAGCGTAGGCTAA
- the sufC gene encoding Fe-S cluster assembly ATPase SufC, whose protein sequence is MLSIKNLHASIDEKKILKGINLEIKPGEVHAIMGPNGSGKSTLASVLAGREDYTVTDGTVTFNGKDLFELAPEERAGEGLFLAFQYPVEIPGLSTTNFIKTAVNEVRKYRGEEALDAVAFLKLMKEKMAMVNIDQTLLSRSLNEGFSGGEKKRNEVFQMAMLNPKLAILDETDSGLDIDAIRIVANGVNKLRNKDNAVLVVTHYQRLLDYIVPDVIHVLYNGRIVKSGPKELALELEERGYDFIKEQFKAEA, encoded by the coding sequence ATGTTATCAATTAAGAACTTGCATGCAAGTATTGACGAGAAGAAAATTTTGAAAGGTATTAACCTCGAAATTAAACCAGGTGAAGTGCATGCCATTATGGGACCGAATGGATCTGGTAAAAGCACCCTGGCGTCGGTACTGGCAGGCCGTGAAGACTACACCGTAACAGATGGTACTGTAACCTTTAATGGTAAAGACCTGTTTGAATTAGCTCCTGAAGAAAGAGCTGGAGAAGGCTTGTTCCTTGCCTTTCAATACCCGGTTGAAATACCAGGTTTAAGCACTACCAACTTTATAAAAACAGCAGTGAACGAAGTACGCAAGTACCGTGGCGAAGAAGCGCTGGATGCGGTGGCTTTCTTAAAATTGATGAAAGAGAAGATGGCTATGGTGAACATAGACCAGACTCTGTTAAGCCGTTCGCTGAACGAAGGTTTCTCAGGTGGTGAAAAGAAAAGAAATGAAGTGTTCCAGATGGCTATGTTGAATCCCAAACTGGCTATTCTTGATGAAACCGATTCAGGTCTGGATATCGATGCCATCCGCATTGTAGCCAATGGCGTGAATAAATTACGTAATAAGGATAACGCAGTGCTGGTAGTTACCCACTATCAACGTTTGCTTGATTATATCGTTCCTGATGTTATACATGTATTGTACAATGGGCGAATTGTAAAATCAGGCCCTAAAGAACTGGCGCTTGAGTTAGAGGAAAGAGGGTACGATTTTATCAAGGAACAGTTTAAAGCTGAAGCTTAA
- the sufD gene encoding Fe-S cluster assembly protein SufD, whose amino-acid sequence MNNLEYIKERYNELPSVNEQNGLGVIRQKAFDALNTMGIPTTRHEEWKYTRIGSFFNKEYKYHAAGAFSAADLAPVRLPAYEQANELFYINGHYSPELSVIRSKGLTVQSLQEASKNEYREIVSKHLGHSSNYLKDGIIALSTAFVQDGVFVHIKKGQIIEHPIYIYNITDARQANVLAQPRTLVYVGENAQVKFVETFNTLGTQESFTNRVIEIVVEKDAITEYYKLQTDASHASQVATTHIQQIGKCVTHTVTVSLNEGLVRNNLNIVLDEEYCEAHLYGIYLQTGTSHIDNHTVVDHAKPHCESNELYKGMLDDQSTGVFNGKIFVRKDAQKTNAYQSNKNVLLSEGASVNTKPQLEIFADDVKCSHGCTIGRLDEESLFYLRSRGITEATAKSLLLHGFAVDILEQIKLAPIREYVDKLISERLEFDFA is encoded by the coding sequence ATGAATAATCTAGAATACATTAAGGAACGCTATAATGAACTGCCCTCTGTAAACGAACAGAATGGTTTGGGCGTTATTCGTCAAAAAGCATTTGATGCGTTAAATACAATGGGCATTCCTACCACCCGCCATGAAGAGTGGAAGTATACCCGTATTGGCAGTTTCTTCAATAAGGAATACAAATACCATGCAGCCGGCGCTTTCAGCGCGGCCGACCTGGCGCCAGTTCGTTTACCCGCTTATGAGCAGGCGAACGAGCTATTCTATATAAACGGACATTATTCTCCTGAACTGTCTGTGATCCGCTCAAAAGGGTTGACTGTACAATCGTTACAGGAAGCATCGAAGAATGAGTACAGGGAGATTGTTTCAAAACACCTGGGTCATAGCAGCAATTATTTAAAAGATGGCATCATAGCCCTGAGCACTGCCTTTGTTCAGGATGGTGTGTTTGTGCACATCAAAAAAGGCCAGATCATTGAGCACCCCATTTACATTTATAATATTACCGATGCACGCCAGGCGAATGTGCTGGCGCAACCCCGCACACTGGTATATGTAGGCGAGAATGCACAGGTGAAGTTTGTTGAAACCTTCAACACCCTGGGCACGCAGGAAAGTTTTACCAACCGCGTAATCGAGATCGTGGTGGAAAAAGACGCCATCACCGAGTATTATAAATTGCAAACCGATGCCTCACACGCCAGCCAGGTAGCTACCACCCATATTCAGCAGATTGGTAAATGCGTTACGCATACTGTTACCGTATCGCTGAACGAAGGGCTGGTACGTAACAACCTGAACATTGTACTGGATGAAGAATATTGCGAAGCGCATTTGTACGGCATTTATTTACAAACCGGAACAAGTCACATAGATAACCATACCGTGGTTGACCATGCCAAACCGCATTGCGAAAGCAACGAGTTGTATAAAGGCATGTTAGACGATCAAAGCACCGGTGTATTCAATGGTAAGATCTTTGTACGTAAGGATGCACAAAAAACCAATGCTTACCAAAGCAATAAGAATGTGCTGCTGAGCGAAGGCGCCAGTGTAAACACCAAGCCGCAGCTGGAGATTTTTGCAGATGATGTAAAATGCTCACACGGTTGTACCATTGGCCGTTTGGATGAGGAGAGTTTGTTCTACCTGCGTTCAAGAGGGATTACAGAAGCCACTGCCAAATCATTGTTATTACACGGGTTTGCAGTAGACATCCTGGAGCAGATCAAACTGGCCCCTATTCGCGAGTATGTTGATAAACTGATTTCAGAACGTTTGGAATTTGATTTCGCATGA
- a CDS encoding cysteine desulfurase translates to MIESNTITKGLDVQAIRQQFPALNRQVKGQPLVYFDNAATTQKPQVVIDALVDYYTNFNANVHRGIHTLAEEATALFEASRNAAQQFINASSREEVIFTRGTTEGINLVAYTWGRKNIKAGDEIIITEMEHHSNIVPWQILCEEKGAVLKMVPQQNGELLLDEFKKLLSSKTKLVSVVHVSNALGTVNPVEEIIKLAHQAGALVMVDGAQSTVHLDIDVQAMDCDFFAFSSHKVYGPTGIGVLYGKKHLLEAMPPFQGGGEMIKEVTLEKTTYADLPYKFEAGTPNIGDAAVLKTALEFVTKIGKEKIRRHENELLAYATEQLVQLPGLRIIGTAANKVSVVSFVIDKVHPQDIGILLDNRGIAVRTGHHCAQPLMACYGIPGTIRASFAMYNTKEEVDKLIVGLQKALKMLL, encoded by the coding sequence ATGATAGAAAGCAACACCATTACAAAGGGACTGGATGTACAGGCTATCCGCCAGCAGTTCCCGGCGCTGAACCGGCAGGTGAAAGGACAGCCATTAGTATATTTTGATAATGCCGCTACGACTCAGAAGCCGCAAGTGGTGATTGATGCACTGGTTGATTATTATACCAATTTCAATGCAAACGTGCATCGGGGTATACATACGCTGGCCGAAGAAGCAACCGCGCTTTTTGAAGCCAGCCGCAATGCTGCCCAGCAATTTATAAATGCATCTTCGAGAGAAGAAGTCATCTTTACCCGGGGTACTACCGAAGGTATTAACCTGGTAGCTTATACGTGGGGACGTAAAAATATAAAAGCAGGGGACGAGATCATTATTACGGAGATGGAGCACCACTCCAATATTGTTCCCTGGCAGATCCTGTGTGAAGAAAAAGGCGCGGTGCTGAAAATGGTGCCCCAGCAAAACGGGGAACTGTTGCTGGATGAATTTAAAAAACTGCTGAGTTCAAAAACAAAACTGGTATCTGTAGTGCATGTATCAAACGCACTGGGAACCGTGAACCCGGTAGAAGAAATCATCAAACTGGCTCACCAGGCCGGCGCCCTGGTAATGGTAGACGGTGCGCAATCAACCGTTCACCTGGATATAGACGTACAGGCAATGGATTGCGATTTCTTTGCTTTCTCTTCGCATAAAGTATATGGCCCAACCGGGATAGGGGTGTTGTATGGTAAAAAGCATTTGCTGGAAGCCATGCCGCCGTTTCAGGGCGGGGGCGAAATGATCAAGGAAGTAACGCTGGAAAAAACAACCTATGCCGATCTGCCTTATAAGTTTGAAGCCGGTACTCCCAACATTGGCGATGCCGCCGTGCTGAAGACCGCATTGGAATTTGTAACGAAGATTGGTAAGGAAAAGATCCGCCGGCACGAGAATGAATTACTGGCCTATGCTACCGAACAACTGGTGCAATTGCCCGGATTGAGGATCATTGGTACCGCAGCCAACAAAGTAAGTGTGGTATCGTTTGTGATAGATAAAGTGCATCCGCAGGATATTGGCATTTTGCTCGATAACCGGGGCATCGCCGTAAGAACCGGTCACCACTGCGCACAGCCTTTGATGGCGTGTTATGGCATTCCCGGCACCATCAGGGCATCTTTTGCCATGTACAATACCAAAGAAGAAGTGGACAAGCTGATAGTTGGATTGCAGAAAGCATTAAAAATGTTATTATAA
- a CDS encoding SufE family protein produces MSDHKSIQAIEDELVEEFSLFDSWDDKYEYIIDMGKKLAPLEDEYKLDENRVRGCQSTVWLVSEYNNGIIRFKADSDAIITKGLVSMLIRVLSNHTPDEIIEAELGFIQKIGMTTHLAQTRANGLLAMVKQMKNFALAYKIKNSMSHG; encoded by the coding sequence ATGAGCGATCATAAGAGCATACAGGCCATAGAAGATGAACTGGTAGAAGAGTTTTCGCTGTTCGATTCATGGGACGATAAGTATGAGTACATCATTGATATGGGCAAAAAGCTGGCGCCGCTGGAAGATGAATACAAGCTGGATGAGAATAGGGTGCGCGGCTGTCAGAGTACCGTATGGCTGGTAAGTGAATACAACAATGGTATTATCCGCTTTAAAGCCGATAGTGATGCAATTATTACAAAAGGACTGGTAAGCATGCTTATCAGGGTGCTTTCGAATCATACGCCTGATGAGATCATTGAAGCGGAACTGGGATTTATTCAAAAGATCGGGATGACCACCCATTTGGCGCAAACCCGGGCAAACGGGTTGCTGGCGATGGTAAAACAGATGAAGAACTTTGCACTGGCCTATAAAATTAAAAATTCGATGAGTCATGGATAA
- a CDS encoding iron-sulfur cluster assembly protein: protein MDNEALKEKVTEVLQTIFDPEIPVSIWELGLIYEINILPINNVQIVMTLTAPGCPAAQSLPVEVDQKVREIEGVNDVHVAVTWTPAWDKSMMSEAAQLQLGFL from the coding sequence ATGGATAACGAAGCGCTGAAAGAGAAAGTAACGGAAGTATTGCAAACCATTTTTGACCCTGAGATACCGGTAAGTATCTGGGAACTGGGTTTGATTTACGAGATAAATATCTTACCGATCAATAACGTTCAGATAGTAATGACCTTAACAGCGCCCGGCTGCCCGGCTGCGCAGTCGTTACCGGTAGAAGTTGATCAGAAGGTACGTGAAATAGAAGGCGTGAACGATGTGCATGTGGCTGTTACCTGGACACCAGCCTGGGACAAAAGCATGATGTCGGAAGCGGCGCAATTGCAACTTGGGTTTCTTTAG
- a CDS encoding RrF2 family transcriptional regulator, whose amino-acid sequence MKITAQEEYGLRLLIRLAACKDPNGMSIPQLSEAEGITGTYVAKLTRILRLKGFIKSKPGNKGGYELARPAREIVINDALKALGGPMFSNNFCGSHSGTMKLCTNSVDCSARSLWQMIQYTLDQLLDKVTLHDLVNSEKESTKILYQMLKPDPSIMKSIMSIVTPEE is encoded by the coding sequence ATGAAAATAACTGCACAGGAAGAATACGGTTTACGTCTGTTGATCCGCCTTGCGGCGTGTAAGGATCCGAATGGAATGAGTATTCCGCAGTTAAGTGAAGCGGAAGGGATCACCGGCACCTATGTAGCCAAGCTTACCCGCATTCTGCGCCTGAAGGGGTTTATAAAAAGTAAACCTGGCAATAAGGGTGGCTATGAGCTGGCAAGGCCTGCCAGGGAGATTGTGATAAATGATGCGTTAAAGGCCCTGGGTGGACCCATGTTCAGCAATAACTTTTGTGGGTCGCATTCCGGTACCATGAAGTTATGTACCAACTCGGTGGATTGCTCAGCTCGTTCGTTGTGGCAGATGATCCAATATACATTGGACCAGTTACTGGATAAGGTAACGCTGCACGACCTGGTGAACTCCGAAAAGGAATCGACCAAAATCCTGTACCAGATGCTGAAGCCGGACCCATCGATCATGAAAAGCATTATGAGTATTGTAACGCCGGAAGAATAA
- a CDS encoding C1 family peptidase, which produces MNKSEELNALRSNLLQNDSTWNAGTNMIFELSREEQEKRLGYIPGPGEPSLQEQEAMAQANLLNFNVRKSAYGNEFGAPASFDWRNKGGQNFMTPIKDQGSCGSCVAFGTIASVESRIKILKNNPAYVVDHSEAHLFYCLARAENRNCNNGWWPDRALENYKTTGVTDEACYPYTAGDQNCTGRCADWQNRVTKVAAYSNKTNIAAIKEWLSTNGPMIACFSVYSDFFAYQNGIYRKTANAELRGGHCVSCVGYNDAQQFWICKNSWGPNFGEGGYFRIGYGECGIDSSMFGVDAIVDTAWLSNIQVRGLWNNKSDRNAYAYLGNEGWKRISPSNDVNHYMLLNDLASAKSAGRNITAHVENGIITEVYA; this is translated from the coding sequence ATGAACAAGTCAGAAGAACTGAACGCGCTCCGCAGCAATCTGCTGCAAAACGACAGCACCTGGAATGCGGGTACTAACATGATCTTTGAATTGTCAAGAGAAGAACAGGAGAAACGGCTGGGTTATATACCTGGTCCGGGTGAACCAAGTCTTCAGGAGCAGGAAGCGATGGCCCAGGCCAACCTGCTTAATTTCAATGTACGCAAAAGCGCCTATGGCAACGAGTTTGGTGCTCCGGCATCATTCGACTGGCGCAACAAAGGCGGACAGAATTTTATGACGCCCATAAAAGACCAGGGCAGTTGTGGCTCCTGCGTTGCTTTTGGTACGATTGCCTCTGTAGAAAGCCGGATAAAGATCTTAAAGAACAACCCCGCCTATGTAGTGGACCACTCCGAAGCACACCTGTTTTATTGTCTGGCAAGGGCCGAGAACAGGAACTGTAACAATGGCTGGTGGCCCGACAGAGCGCTGGAGAATTATAAAACTACCGGCGTTACCGACGAAGCCTGCTATCCTTATACCGCAGGTGATCAAAACTGCACCGGGCGTTGCGCAGATTGGCAGAACCGCGTTACCAAGGTGGCGGCCTATTCAAACAAAACAAACATTGCCGCTATCAAAGAATGGTTATCAACCAACGGGCCAATGATCGCCTGCTTCTCGGTGTATTCCGATTTCTTTGCTTACCAGAATGGCATCTACCGCAAAACGGCCAATGCCGAATTACGTGGCGGCCACTGCGTAAGTTGCGTGGGCTATAACGACGCTCAACAGTTCTGGATCTGTAAAAACAGCTGGGGACCAAACTTTGGCGAAGGCGGTTACTTCCGCATCGGGTATGGTGAATGCGGCATTGACAGCAGTATGTTTGGTGTAGATGCTATTGTTGATACCGCCTGGCTGAGCAACATACAGGTGAGAGGGTTGTGGAATAATAAATCAGACCGCAATGCTTATGCCTACCTGGGCAATGAAGGCTGGAAAAGGATCTCACCCAGCAATGATGTTAATCACTACATGTTGTTGAATGATCTGGCCAGTGCCAAAAGTGCCGGCCGCAATATAACTGCTCATGTTGAGAACGGTATTATTACCGAAGTATATGCATAG
- a CDS encoding protease inhibitor I42 family protein: protein MQEFQLSEADNGKKLQLQVHDHVVIKLPANPGTGYNWEVQPNNHFNVSHQYKTQADAGVGAGGMDVFELDPQTQVQSGSIKFLYKRAWESGTGKEFSVSYQIQ from the coding sequence ATGCAGGAGTTCCAATTAAGCGAAGCCGATAACGGTAAGAAATTACAACTGCAGGTGCATGATCACGTAGTAATAAAACTGCCCGCCAATCCGGGTACAGGTTATAACTGGGAGGTGCAGCCCAATAATCATTTCAACGTATCGCATCAGTATAAAACCCAGGCCGATGCCGGTGTAGGCGCCGGGGGGATGGATGTATTTGAGCTGGACCCCCAAACCCAGGTGCAGAGTGGGTCTATTAAGTTTTTATACAAGCGGGCGTGGGAGTCAGGTACAGGGAAGGAGTTTAGTGTTAGTTATCAGATACAATAG